A genome region from Panthera leo isolate Ple1 chromosome A2, P.leo_Ple1_pat1.1, whole genome shotgun sequence includes the following:
- the GDF15 gene encoding growth/differentiation factor 15, whose product MPGPGPTPPMLLLLLLLLLLLMFCWLPSGGALSLAQEHLPAFPGPSEARSGTDVSRFEEFRKLYAHLQTRLRLNQSWEDSNPDRVTSEAQVRILTPKLRLGLGGHLHLRIARADLTKGLPASFRLHRALLRLSPTELSSWDVTRPLRRQLSLGGSGAPTLHLRLLPQRDRLPAPLPSARPRLELHWRPRAARGRRNAHARSKDACPLGAGRCCRLQSLRASLEDLGWANWVVAPRELDVRMCIGACPSQFRSANTHAQMQARLHGLNPDATPAPCCVPARYEPVVLMHQDSDGRVSLTPFDDLVAKDCHCL is encoded by the exons ATGCCTGGGCCTGGACCCACACCAccaatgctgctgctgctgctgctgctgctgctgctgctgatgttCTGCTGGCTGCCTTCGGGAGGTGCCCTGTCTTTGGCCCAGGAGCACCTCCCGGCCTTCCCGGGACCCTCAGAAGCTCGCTCCGGTACGGATGTCTCCAGATTCGAGGAGTTTCGGAAACTCTACGCACACCTGCAGACCAGGTTGCGGTTGAACCAAAGCTGGGAAGATTCAAACCCTGACCGAGTCACCTCTGAAGCTCAAGTCCGGATACTCACTCCAAAGC tGCGACTTGGGCTGGGCGGCCACCTGCACCTGCGCATCGCCCGGGCTGACCTGACGAAGGGGCTCCCCGCATCCTTCCGCCTGCATCGCGCGCTGCTCAGGCTGTCCCCGACGGAGCTGAGCTCGTGGGACGTGACGCGGCCGCTGCGGCGTCAGCTCAGCCTTGGAGGTTCCGGGGCGCCCACCCTCCACCTGCGACTGTTGCCTCAGAGGGACCGCTTGCCGGCGCCGTTGCCTTCCGCACGTCCCCGGCTTGAGCTGCACTGGCGGCCACGCGCGGCCAGAGGGCGCCGCAACGCGCATGCGCGCTCCAAGGACGCCTGccccctgggggcggggcgcTGCTGCCGCCTGCAAAGCTTGCGCGCGTCGCTCGAGGACTTGGGATGGGCCAACTGGGTGGTGGCGCCTCGCGAGCTGGACGTGCGCATGTGTATCGGCGCGTGCCCAAGCCAGTTCCGGTCGGCCAACACGCACGCGCAGATGCAGGCGCGCCTGCACGGCCTGAACCCCGACGCGACGCCGGCGCCGTGCTGCGTGCCCGCCCGCTACGAGCCGGTGGTGCTCATGCACCAAGACAGCGACGGTCGGGTGTCGCTTACGCCCTTCGACGACCTCGTGGCCAAGGACTGCCACTGCCTATGA
- the LRRC25 gene encoding leucine-rich repeat-containing protein 25, with the protein MGGALVWMLLLPLLLQDPGSQGLSCNVSSWDVDWTTEFTATCLNFSGQGLSLPRNQSLQARNVVLLDLSGNGLQELPLPFFALLGKLEVLDVTNNPLDRVDRALAMRCKLDLKADCSCVLESWHQVRRDNCSGQLPLLCLDTATGAWHNISTFLEVGCPPGLSLMTIGALVAGCSLLLGLTIAGLVLAWRLRGRWMVSSHDLDKTWAAQDGSRSGLGKQPRYSSRGLSPKPPEAVLPRPSTPDYENVFVGQPATRHQWAEQGAHPSEDSDFYMNYEGLHRASQPVYCNLRSLGRAPLDEEEYVIPGH; encoded by the exons ATGGGGGGCGCCCTGGTGTGGATGCTGTTGTTGCCGCTGCTGCTGCAGGATCCCGGCAGCCAAGGATTGTCATGCAACGTGTCCTCGTGGGACGTGGACTGGACCACAGAGTTCACAGCCACATGCCTGAATTTCAGCGGCCAAGGCCTGAGCCTGCCCCGGAACCAGTCTCTGCAGGCCAGGAACGTGGTCCTTCTTGACCTGTCTGGGAATGGTCTTCAAGAGCTACCACTGCCCTTCTTTGCCCTCCTGGGAAAGCTGGAGGTCCTAGATGTGACAAACAACCCACTGGACCGAGTGGACAGGGCACTGGCCATGCGCTGTAAACTTGACCTGAAGGCTGACTGCAGCTGTGTCCTAGAATCCTGGCACCAGGTCAGACGGGACAACTGCTCTGGCCAGCTGCCTCTGCTGTGCCTGGACACAGCTACTGGTGCCTGGCACAATATCTCTACCTTCCTGGAGGTTGGCTGCCCCCCTGGCCTGTCCTTGATGACCATCGGGGCACTGGTGGCTGGTTGTAGCCTGCTCCTTGGGCTCACCATTGCTGGCCTGGTGCTGGCCTGGAGACTTCGGGGACGCTGGATGGTCAGCAGCCACGACCTGGACAAAACATGGGCTGCTCAGGATGGTTCCAGGTCTGGCTTGGGCAAGCAGCCGAGGTACAGTAGCCGAGGCCTCAGCCCTAAGCCCCCAGAGGCTGTCCTGCCCAGACCCTCCACACCCGACTATGAGAATGTGTTCGTGGGCCAGCCAGCTACCAGGCACCAGTGGGCCGAACAGGG GGCCCACCCATCAGAGGATAGCGACTTCTACATGAATTATGAGGGCCTCCACCGTGCCTCCCAGCCTGTCTACTGCAATCTGCGGTCGCTGGGCCGAGCCCCACTGGACGAAGAGGAGTATGTGATCCCCGGGCACTGA